Proteins encoded together in one Mobula hypostoma chromosome 9, sMobHyp1.1, whole genome shotgun sequence window:
- the snn gene encoding stannin, whose translation MSMDHSPTTGVVTVIVILIAIAALGALILGCWCYLRLQRIGQSEDEESIVGEGETKEPFLLVQYSAKGPRVERKAKLTANGSEGHG comes from the coding sequence ATGTCCATGGACCACAGCCCCACTACCGGAGTGGTCACAGTAATTGTCATTCTTATCGCCATAGCAGCTCTCGGTGCTTTGATCCTGGGCTGCTGGTGCTACCTGCGCTTGCAGCGAATAGGCCAGTCAGAAGACGAGGAAAGCATCGTGGGGGAAGGAGAAACCAAAGAGCCCTTTCTGCTGGTGCAGTACTCTGCGAAAGGGCCCCGGGTCGAGCGGAAAGCCAAGCTGACAGCGAATGGTTCGGAAGGCCACGGCTAA